From Plasmodium relictum strain SGS1 genome assembly, chromosome: 8, the proteins below share one genomic window:
- the METAP1b gene encoding methionine aminopeptidase 1b, putative — MSIDMEEKNRNSQETKNEKKNEKDEHSYNNVSMGDYEYVRKKIENLKINSDKFINDQNYLNDVKFENEKKLNNDRNHTGITTEKINSQNKINHGNLNVPNDNNTVNEQKVSDINKNDSKPTSIILNDKKNGDLCNGCKKILSKKLSCPICLKNNLNSYFCSQECFKNSWKEHQIVHENTKNNEKENFMSIVKKHLSPEHYDPNNRKYWRYDDHLKNFIDFKFTGDIRPWPISEINEIPEHIERPDYAISSIPHSELIYKRKSDIYINNEEEIKRIKEACILGRKALDYAHSLVYPGVTTDEIDKKVHNFIINNNAYPSTLNYYKFPKSCCTSVNEIVCHGIPDYRPLKSGDIVNIDISVFYKGVHADLNETFFVGDINEISKEAKELVETCYFSLMEAIKKCKPGMLYKNIGNIIDAYVSKKNFSVVRSYSGHGVGKLFHTNPTVPHFKKNKAVGIMKPGHVFTIEPMINQGHYSDILWPDKWTSATSDGKLSAQFEHTLLVTEKGVEILTKRTKESPTLGFDTKDHLYFT; from the coding sequence ATGAGTATCGATatggaagaaaaaaatagaaattcaCAAGAAACtaaaaacgaaaaaaaaaatgaaaaagatgaaCATAGTTATAACAATGTAAGTATGGGAGATTATGAATAtgtgagaaaaaaaattgaaaatttaaaaataaattcagATAAGTTCATAAATgatcaaaattatttaaatgacgTAAAATTtgagaatgaaaaaaaattgaataacGATAGAAATCATACTGGCATTACCACTGAAAAGATTAATAGCCAAAATAAGATTAATCATGGAAATTTAAATGTTcctaatgataataatacaGTTAATGAACAAAAAGTAAGTGATatcaataaaaatgattctAAGCCTACTTCAATTATAttgaatgataaaaaaaatggcGATTTATGCAATGGAtgtaagaaaattttaagtaaaaaacTAAGTTGTCCCATAtgcttaaaaaataatttaaatagttATTTTTGCAGTCAAGAGTGTTTTAAGAACTCATGGAAAGAACATCAAATTGTTCATGAAAATACCAAAAACAACGAAAAGGAAAATTTTATGTCAATTGTCAAGAAACATTTATCCCCGGAACATTACGATCCTAATAATAGGAAATATTGGAGATATGATGatcatttaaaaaacttCATTGACTTTAAGTTTACAGGTGATATAAGACCATGGCCTATATCagaaattaatgaaattcCCGAACATATAGAACGCCCTGATTATGCTATAAGTTCTATTCCCCATTctgaattaatatataaaagaaaaagtgatatttatataaacaatGAAGAAGagattaaaagaataaaagaaGCATGCATATTAGGGAGAAAAGCATTAGATTATGCTCATTCATTAGTTTATCCAGGAGTTACAACAGatgaaatagataaaaaagttcataattttataattaataataatgcaTATCCATCtactttaaattattataaatttccTAAATCTTGTTGCACTTCAGTAAATGAAATTGTCTGTCATGGAATACCTGATTATAGGCCATTGAAAAGTGGAGATATTGTAAATATAGATATAAGTGTGTTTTACAAAGGAGTTCATGCAGATTTGAACGAAACATTTTTTGTTGgtgatataaatgaaatatcgAAAGAAGCAAAAGAATTAGTAGAAACTTGTTATTTTTCACTAATGGAagcaattaaaaaatgtaaaccAGGAATgttatacaaaaatattgGTAACATAATAGATGCCTATGtgtcaaaaaaaaacttttcaGTAGTTCGATCATATTCTGGTCATGGAGTGGGGAAACTTTTTCATACAAATCCCACTGTTccacattttaaaaaaaataaagctgTGGGTATAATGAAACCTGGTCATGTTTTTACAATCGAACCTATGATTAATCAGGGGCATTATAGTGATATATTATGGCCGGATAAATGGACAAGTGCTACTTCTGATGGAAAGTTATCTGCTCAATTTGAGCATACCTTATTAGTTACCGAAAAAGGGGTAGAAATTTTAACAAAGAGAACAAAAGAATCTCCTACTTTGGGTTTTGATACAAAAGATCATTTGTATTTTacataa
- the HSP60 gene encoding heat shock protein 60, putative — MLSKLRGKIVNTSSNTNKYVSSLNIIQKRNISKDIRFGSDARMAMLTGCNKLADAVSVTLGPKGRNVIIEQSFGAPKITKDGVTVAKSIEFNNKLANLGAQMVKQVAANTNDKAGDGTTTATILARSIFQQGCKAVDSGMNPMDLLRGINKGVEKVLEYLNSIKKDVTTTEEIFNVASISANGDKNIGQLIADTMKKVGKEGTITVTEGKTLQHELEIVEGIKFDRGYISPYFINNSKDQKVELDKPYILIHEKKISSVKSLLPVLEHVLQNQSSLLVIAEDVDSDALATLIVNKLRLGLKICAVKAPGFGEHRKALIHDIAVMTGAKVVTEEVGLKLDDPQVVSYLGKAKSINVTKDSTLIMEGEGKKEEISERCESIRNAIKMNTSDYEKEKLQERLAKITGGVALIKVGGISEVEVNEIKDRIQDALCATKAAVEEGIVPGGGSALLFASKELDSVQTDNYDQRVGVNIIKDACKAPIKQIAENAGHEGSVVAGNILKEKNYNIGFNAQEGKYVNMIESGIIDPTKVVKTAISDAASIASLMTTTEVAIVDFKDGKNEESPSHMNSMNSMGDMGGIY; from the exons ATGTTATCAAAATTACGTGGAAAAATTGTTAATACTAGTAGTAATACTAACAAATATGTTTCGagtttaaatattattcaaaaaagaaatatatctAAAGATATACGATTTGGAAGTGATGCAAGAATGGCAATGCTGACAg GATGTAATAAATTGGCTGATGCAGTAAGTGTAACACTAGGTCCAAAGGGAAGAAATGTAATAATAGAGCAATCATTTGGTGCTCCTAAGATAACAAAAGATGGTGTTACAGTTGCTAAAAGTATTGAATTTAATAACAAATTAGCAAATCTTGGAGCTCAAATGGTTAAACAAGTTGCAGCAAACACAAATGATAAAGCAGGAGATGGTACAACTACAGCTACAATTTTAGCTAGATCTATATTTCAGCAAGGATGTAAAGCTGTAGATTCCGGTATGAATCCAATGGATTTATTAAGAGGTATTAATAAAGGTGTTGAGAAAGTTCTTGAGTATTtaaattcaataaaaaaagatgtcACTACAACAgaagaaatttttaatgttGCAAGTATATCAGCCAATGGAGATAAGAATATTGGTCAACTCATTGCTGACACGATGAAAAAAGTTGGTAAAGAAGGAACAATCACTGTTACAGAAGGAAAAACATTGCAGCATGAACTAGAAATTGTAGAAGGAATAAAATTTGATAGAGGATATATATCtccttattttattaataatagtaaagATCAGAAGGTGGAACTTGACAAACCTTATATCCTTATTcacgaaaaaaaaatatcaagtGTTAAATCATTATTGCCAGTGTTAGAACATGTTTTACAAAATCAATCCTCTTTATTAGTAATAGCTGAAGATGTTGACAGTGATGCATTAGCAACATTAATAGTAAACAAATTAAGATTAGGTTTAAAAATATGTGCGGTTAAAGCACCTGGATTTGGAGAACATAGAAAAGCACTTATCCATGATATAGCAGTTATGACTGGAGCAAAAGTTGTTACTGAAGAAGTAGGGTTAAAATTAGATGATCCACAAGTTGTTTCCTATTTAGGAAAAGCTAAATCTATTAATGTTACAAAAGATAGTACATTAATTATGGAAGGAGAAGGAAAAAAAGAGGAAATAAGTGAAAGATGTGAAAGCATAAGAAATgcaataaaaatgaatacatCAGATTACGAAAAAGAGAAATTACAAGAAAGATTAGCTAAAATAACAGGCGGTGTTGCTTTAATAAAAGTAGGAGGAATAAGTGAAGTAGAAgttaatgaaattaaagaCAGAATACAAGATGCTTTGTGTGCTACTAAAGCTGCTGTTGAAGAAGGTATTGTTCCAGGTGGTGGAAGCGCGCTTCTATTTGCTTCAAAAGAACTTGATTCAGTTCAAACTGATAATTATGATCAAAGAGTTGGTGTAAACATAATTAAAGATGCATGTAAAGCACCAATAAAGCAAATTGCAGAAAATGCTGGTCATGAAGGTTCAGTAGTAGCAGGAAATAttttgaaagaaaaaaattataatataggATTTAATGCTCAAGAAGgaaaatatgtaaatatgATTGAGTCAGGAATCATTGATCCAACAAAAGTTGTTAAAACAGCTATATCTGATGCAGCCTCTATAGCATCTTTAATGACAACAACTGAAGTTGCAATTGTTGATTTTAAAGATggaaaaaatgaagaatctCCATCTCATATGAATTCAATGAACTCCATGGGAGATATGGGTGgtatatactaa
- a CDS encoding tubulin binding cofactor c, putative encodes MDGLINNEYDNLDETILKNIKDIEAKFQKLKNIESTDNKLIEINELSDRIIQLKERLSNIYFQFLKHSSVIIYEKKLKELIKEIESLKYILIQNRNKIKDNDLNYNYDDSFFLPENDFIDEENESKELINHQIDINKYKLSFQNISSKRIIKGFGKTECSSLLLDNLINCEIIVLDILSSVLIQKIKKCTIWVAAVESSVLIYDCVDCTILTNAKQIRIHDTSETNFYINTMSCPIIENSKKLSFLQYNFNYDGLTELLKKININKNSNKWREILDFNWQNTNEKSPNFRIIDETQEFYIKIIKRNIWKNDGDISNNSYVIENFPSFLKRVD; translated from the exons atggatgGTTTGATAAACAATGAATATGATAATCTTGATGAAActattcttaaaaatataaaag ACATTGAAGCtaaatttcaaaaattaaaaaatattgaaagtactgataataaattaattgaaattaatgaattaaGTGATAGAATTATACAACTAAAAGAGAGAttatcaaatatatattttcaatttctCAAGCACAGTTCAGTTATAATTTACGAAAAG aaactaaaagaattaataaaagaaattgaatccttaaaatatatattaattcaaaataggaataaaattaaagacAATGATTTGAATTATAATTATGATGACAGTTTTTTTCTCCCTGAAAATGATTTTAtagatgaagaaaatgaaagtaAAGAATTAATTAATCATCAaattgatataaataaatataaattatcttttCAAAACATTTCAAGTAAAAG AATAATCAAAGGATTTGGAAAGACTGAATGTTCTAGTTTACTTTTAGATAATtta ATTAATTGTGAAATTATAGTTCTTGATATTTTAAGTTCTGTTTTGAtacagaaaataaaaaaatgtactATTTg GGTAGCAGCAGTTGAGTCATCTGTTTTGATATATGATTGTGTAGACTGTACTATTTTAACAAATGCTAAACAA ATAAGAATACATGATACAAGTGAAACTAATTTCTACATTAATACAATGAGCTGTCCAATTAttgaaaa ctcaaaaaaattatcatttcttcaatataattttaattatgatGGTTTGactgaattattaaaaaaaattaatataaataaaaattcaaataaatgGAGAGAAATATTGGATTTTAACTGGCAAAATACTaat gaAAAGTCTCCAAATTTTCGTATAATTGATGAAACACaagaattttatattaaaataataaaaagaaatatttggAAAAATGATGGAGATATATCAAATAATAGTTATGTCATAGAAAACTTtccttcatttttaaaaagggTAGattaa
- a CDS encoding ribonucleotide reductase small subunit, putative: MSKEYFHDQEALLEAQNKDDILTENKFRWVMFPIKYKTFWNYYKEIESLFWTAEDYNFDKDKQYLENIDKNMLIKLFELVCFYSLKDLHVYEDQALITSKMLDIIQIPEGRAYYGFQMCMENIHDEVYACILETYIPDSKQKTVIINKVIQLDSVLKKQKWLTEMFEANVPFFNKLILLYISKVLFNGTLNILIGYCKENSILPCLCAVHEKIHRDEYLHGDFSVMCCNHLNNKLKYEYVLEYFKMAVQLEYQFALEMLELSVLKIQKEQVKSFLEYLCDTMLVNLRYPKYYNSKYPFSWPEIDKIIVHENHKTENVKKNDDIYGEKQILFDEDF, translated from the exons ATGAGCAAAGAATACTTTCATGATCAAGAGGCACTATTGGAAGCCCAAAACAAAGATGACATTTTAacagaaaataaatttagatgg GTTATGTTTCCAATTAAGTATAAAACATTCTGG aattattaCAAAGAAATAGAATCTCTATTTTGGACAGCTGAAGATTATAATTTTGATAAAGACAAACAgtatttagaaaatatagataaaaatatgttaattaaattatttgagCTTGTTTGTTTTTATAGTTTAAA AGATTTACATGTTTATGAAGATCAAGCTCTTATTACTAGTAAGATGCTTGATATAATTCAGATCCCTGAAGGAAGAGCATATTATGGATTTCAAATGTGTATGGAAAATATTCATGATGAAGTTTATGCATGTATTTTAGAAACTTACATCCCTGATTCTAAACAGAAAACAGTGATAATTAATAAGGTGATACAGTTAGAtagtgttttaaaaaaacaaaaatggtTAACAGAAATGTTTGAAGCAAATGTCCCATTTTTCAATAAACTAATTCTTCTTTATATATCTAAAGTTCTTTTTAATGGaacattaaatattttaattggATACTGTAAAGAAAATTCTATCTTGCCTTGTTTATGTGCAGTTCACGAGAAAATTCATAGAGATGAATATCTTCATGGAGATTTCTCGGTAATGTGTTGCaatcatttaaataacaaattaaaatatgaatatgtattagaatattttaaaatggcTGTTCAATTAGAATATCAGTTTGCCTTAGAAATGCTGGAATTGAGTGTcttaaaaattcaaaaagaGCAGGTGAAATCTTTTCTAGAGTATTTATGTGATACTATGTTAGTAAATTTAAGATATCcgaaatattataattctaAATATCCATTTTCTTGGCCAGAAATTGATAAA attaTTGTACATGAGAATCACAAAACAGAAAACGtcaaaaaaaatgatgatatTTATGGAGAAAAACAGATATTATTTGATGAAGATTTTTAA
- the ENO gene encoding enolase, putative codes for MAHLITRISAREILDSRGNPTVEVDLETDIGIFRAAVPSGASTGIYEALELRDNDKTRYLGKGVQEAIKNITTIIAPKLIGLDCREQKKIDKLMVEVLDGTKNEWGWSKSKLGANAILAVSMAVCRAGAAANKISLYKYLAHLAEKKDDKMVLPVPCLNVINGGSHAGNKLAFQEFMIVPVGAPTFKEALRYGAEVYHTLKSGIKKKYGIDATNVGDEGGFAPNILSANEALDLLVDAIKTAGYEGKVKIAMDVAASEFYNSDTKLYDLDFKTPNNDKTLVKTGEQLVELYTQLVKKYPIISIEDPFDQDDWENYAKLTNAIGKTVQIVGDDLLVTNPTRINKALEKKACNALLLKVNQIGSITEAIEACLLSQKNNWGVMVSHRSGETEDVFIADLVVALRTGQIKTGAPCRSERNAKYNQLLRIEESLGNNAIFAGEKFRQQLD; via the exons ATGGCTCACTTAATAACTCGTATATCTGCACGTGAAATCTTAg ATTCTAGAGGAAACCCAACAGTAGAAGTTGACCTAGAAACAGACATTGGAATATTTAGAGCAGCAGTTCCATCAGGAGCTTCAACAGGTATTTATGAAGCATTAGAGTTAAGAGATAATGATAAAACAAGATATTTAGGTAAAGGTGTCCAAGAagcaattaaaaatattactacTATAATAGCACCAAAATTAATTGGGTTAGATTGTagagaacaaaaaaaaattgataaattaATGGTTGAAGTTTTAGATGGAACAAAAAATGAATGGGGATGGTCAAAAAGTAAGTTAGGAGCCAATGCTATTTTGGCTGTTTCTATGGCTGTATGTAGAGCTGGTGCAGCTGCTAACAAAATTTCCTTATATAAATATCTAGCTCATTTAGCTGAAAAAAAAGACGATAAAATGGTTTTACCTGTACCCTGTTTAAATGTTATTAATGGAGGATCTCATGCAGGAAATAAATTAGCATTTCAAGAATTTATGATAGTGCCAGTAGGTGCGCCTACATTCAAAGAAGCCTTAAGATATGGAGCAGAAGTTTATCATACTTTGAAATCaggaataaaaaagaagtatGGTATTGATGCAACTAATGTAGGTGACGAAGGAGGATTTGCACCTAATATTTTAAGTGCAAATGAAGCTCTTGATTTATTAGTTGATGCAATTAAAACAGCTGGATATGAAGGAAAAGTAAAAATTGCCATGGATGTAGCTGCATCTGAATTTTATAATAGTGACACGAAATTATATGATTTAGATTTTAAAACACCAAATAATGACAAAACTTTAGTTAAAACAGGAGAACAGTTAGTTGAATTATATACACAATTAGTGAAAAAATATCCTATTATTTCTATTGAAGATCCATTCGATCAAGATGACTGGGAAAACTATGCTAAATTAACCAATGCTATTGGAAAAACGGTGCAAATTGTTGGTGATGATTTATTAGTTACTAATCCAACTAGAATTAATAAAGCTCTCGAAAAAAAAGCCTGTAATGCTTTGTTGCTTAAAGTTAATCAAATAGGTTCAATAACAGAAGCTATTGAAGCATGTTTATTATCTCAGAAAAACAATTGGGGAGTCATGGTTTCTCATAGATCAGGTGAAACTGAAGATGTTTTCATTGCTGATTTAGTTGTCGCTTTAAGAACAGGGCAAATAAAAACAGGTGCCCCTTGTAGAAGTGAAAGAAATGCAAAATATAATCAGTTATTAAGAATAGAAGAATCTTTAGGTAATAATGCTATTTTTGCTGGGGAAAAGTTCAGACAACAACtggattaa
- the SART1 gene encoding U4/U6.U5 tri-snRNP-associated protein 1, putative gives MDNVCELSIEETNKLREKLGLKKLEIKEDNNEKVVDEKSNFINNDLSYKNEKLKKKNNGEIKKKKIINNKKDLEEKNKIKSISEDYNDDINDVETWINKTRNTMNKRLAQESIQYSDDEEETKKKKKKKNNNNNFVSCVKVEHKNEDITDNMILTLKDKSVLDDEKDCLINEELKKNNMKHLISRNDETYWNKNYYDPLSYYDDNNKMVEGESSINMIPKYDDEKHSFDINVHYDENKDVPYEKVIKKQEVLKKGNNEREEKETPRKDEKNNLDNILKLKKKKIKNIRKRKKDSWDFLYNEKEEDENGKMESKEKESESKESEIKKKQSTHIIDDVIKKIREEQMDMDFNYFDDVFSENEEDKELYELLQKGNNLKKAKKESNYQSELLKYIVINDEEKKTKDKENDNFIKLTNASEFCKNISLPRDLHENEKKIKSKKNEKDLTNEDFLSSKNILKENINEDILKNTYENEEIIKNKEENREQKNNKSDYDEHQYDEISAGGVSKIFNEVELDEGLCGALKYLKTKGELNIEDKIYRNPENKPLHMSTEKNDIKLDYKNELGKVMTPKETFRYISWIFHGKKQGKNKLEKKIKRLEIERRFKENPMDSLPTLNVLKKYQQIQKKSYFTLSSNN, from the coding sequence ATGGATAACGTTTGCGAATTAAGTATAGAAGAAACTAATAAATTAAGAGAAAAATTAGGTTTGAAAAAgttagaaataaaagaagataataatgaaaaagttGTAGATGAAAAGTCCAACTTCATCAATAATGATTTaagttataaaaatgaaaaattaaaaaaaaagaataatggtgaaattaaaaaaaaaaaaataataaataacaaaaaagatCTAGaggaaaaaaacaaaattaaatcaATAAGTGAAGATTATAATGATGATATTAATGATGTAGAAACTTGGATAAATAAAACAAGAAATACAATGAATAAAAGACTAGCACAAGAATCAATACAATACAGTgatgatgaagaagaaactaaaaaaaaaaaaaaaaaaaaaaataataataataattttgttaGTTGTGTAAAAGTTGaacataaaaatgaagatataaCTGATAATATGATTTTAACTTTAAAGGATAAAAGTGTTTTAGATGATGAAAAAGATTGtttaataaatgaagaactgaaaaaaaataatatgaaacaTTTGATTTCTAGAAATGATGAAACCTACtggaataaaaattattatgatcCCTTATCATATtatgatgataataataaaatggtAGAAGGTGAATCTTCTATTAACATGATTCCTAAGTATGATGATGAAAAACATTCTTTTGATATAAATGTACattatgatgaaaataaagacGTGCCTTAcgaaaaagtaataaaaaaacaagaagttttaaaaaaaggaaataatgaaagagaagaaaaagaaactCCTagaaaagatgaaaaaaataatttagataatattttgaaattaaagaaaaaaaaaattaaaaatataagaaaaagaaagaaagatTCTTGGGATTTCCTTTATAACGAAAAGGAGGAAGATGAAAATGGAAAAATGGAAAGTAAAGAAAAGGAAAGTGAATCAAAAGAAAgcgaaataaaaaaaaaacaaagtaCTCATATAATAGATGAtgttatcaaaaaaatacgAGAAGAGCAGATGGATATGGActttaattattttgatGATGTATTTAGTGAAAACGAAGAGGATAAGGAATTATACGAACTTTTACAAAAAGGtaataatttgaaaaaagcaaaaaaagaaagtaatTATCAAAGTGaactattaaaatatatagtaataaatgatgaagaaaaaaaaacaaaagataaagaaaatgataactttataaaattaacaaatgCATCTGAATTTtgcaaaaatatatctttaccAAGAGATTTacatgaaaatgaaaaaaaaataaaatcaaaaaaaaatgaaaaagatctTACCAATGAAGATTTCCTTtcatcaaaaaatatattaaaagaaaatattaatgaagatatattaaaaaatacatatgaaaatgaagaaataataaaaaataaagaagaaaatagagaacaaaaaaataacaaatctGATTATGATGAGCATCAATATGATGAAATTTCTGCAGGAGGAGtatcaaaaatttttaatgaagTAGAACTCGATGAAGGGTTATGTGGTGctttgaaatatttaaaaacaaaaggagaattaaatattgaagataaaatatatagaaaccCTGAAAATAAGCCATTACATATGTCAactgaaaaaaatgatataaaattagattataaaaatgaattaggAAAAGTTATGACTCCCAAAGAAACTTTTCGATATATTTCTTGGATTTTTCATGGAAAAAAACAaggtaaaaataaattagaaaaaaaaattaaaagattaGAAATTGAAAGGAGATTTAAAGAAAATCCAATGGATTCCTTACCAACTTTAAATGTATTGAAAAAATACCAgcaaatacaaaaaaaatcatattttacattatcaagcaataattaa
- the SMN gene encoding survival motor neuron-like protein, putative, translating into MDDFNETLEGLEEKINEYEKQLALVRDEIKKYEEIEDHENEQLKNLKKLECDMVEVINLTRDLIKYKKQNEIENDEVNELEKNDENQIQSINENIIESNSLIGRTCSFIYENKKIYGLIESIVIEKNVEKLLVYIFETNEKITIPRNYVQLNEILNESALSENNQFQALYKKDGQWYDCLISKSKGDSYLITYIGYNNSEYVKNDQVRIKKKKKIKEIITPAGYKIPENLIIKENDSLKVKMKKKKKRIALKKKQKNELINKEFANKTQQWRSFHEKALSKSKHLLIAHKKVENTENKNNTSNFNIRRKFDYNDNDE; encoded by the exons atggatGATTTTAATGAAACATTAGAAGGTTTAGAG gaaaaaataaatgaatatgaaAAGCAATTGGCATTAGTAAGAGATGAGatcaaaaaatatgaagaaatAGAGGATCATGAAAATGAGCAATTAAAAAACTTAAAGAAATTAGAATGTGATATGGTAGAAGTAATAAACTTAACTcgtgatttaattaaatacaaAAAGCAAA atgaaatagaaaatgatgaagtgaatgaattagaaaaaaatgatgaaaatcaAATTCAGagtattaatgaaaatatcaTAGAATCAAATAGCTTAATAGGAAGAACATGTAgttttatttatgaaaataagaaaatatatggTTTAATAGAAAGTATagtaattgaaaaaaatgttgaaaaattattagtttatatttttgaaacaaatgaaaaaattactaTACCAAGAAATTACGTTCAACTAAAcgaaattttaaatgaatctGCTTTATCTGAAAATAATCAATTTCAagcattatataaaaaagacgG acAATGGTACGATTGCTTAATTTCAAAAAGCAAAGGTGATTCTTATTTGATTACATACATTGGTTATAACAATAGtgaatatgtaaaaaatgaTCAAgtaagaattaaaaaaaaaaagaaaattaaagaaataataacaCCTGCTGGATACAAAATACCGGAGAACttaataattaaagaaaatgattcattaaaagttaaaatgaaaaaaaaaaaaaaaagaattgctttaaaaaaaaaacaaaaaaatgaattaataaataaggaGTTTGCTAATAAAACACAACAGTGGAGATCATTTCATGAAAAAGCTTTAAGCAAAAGCAAACATCTTTTAATAGCACATAAAAAAGTCGAAAATActgaaaacaaaaataacacatcaaattttaatattagaagaaaatttgattataatgataatgatGAATAA